The Anolis carolinensis isolate JA03-04 chromosome 2, rAnoCar3.1.pri, whole genome shotgun sequence genome has a window encoding:
- the LOC103278087 gene encoding zinc finger and SCAN domain-containing protein 31 isoform X2 produces MADRLGWRASQETKGQLGNGTQQHWESQWQEFLKTMQPIHTRDENILEAIPWEDTKAFLSSFEQVAKACRWPKEEWAARLLPALSGEAEQAFRSLEAGDREDYGKVKVAILRADALKMEAQRQHFRQFCCQEVEDPRGIYAQLQELCSRWLKPERRSKEQILELLVLEQFLASLPQDLQVWIQAGGPDSCSQAVALVEDFIMSRQVDETGKWQEPVNLKETGMSLHMVDKTQTQPGQQTMFWQVLQEDVGSRPASGEKRILVKTEERGLGDIHVKLAEEPARNLLVATDIPGDGKELELKVRNPYHAGDQAEEISQTIPCIIESDVPITTEVEEPRCTSRKQQWRKPVNGNHESISPGVRSDILEHPRPKTPLASKYVRRFECPDCRKTFSSTKILKIHRRIHTGERPHECSHCGERFTQHGHLRRHQRRHTGESPYECPECGKSFSRRDTLLEHQRIHTGERPYKCSYCGKGFSKSITLKRHQILHIEEAYFGRLQYGEHFAHMGELVSQHRMHIAH; encoded by the exons ATGGCTGACCGGCTAGGATGGCGGGCATCTCAAGAGACCAAAGGCCAACTGGGCAACGGGACGCAACAGCACTGGGAATCCCAGTGGCAGGAGTTCCTGAAAACTATGCAGCCCATTCACACCAGAGATGAAAATATCTTGGAGGCCATCCCTTGGGAAGACACCAAGGCCTTCCTGTCCTCCTTCGAGCAAGTGGCCAAAGCCTGTCGGTGGCCAAAGGAAGAGTGGGCGGCCCGGCTTTTGCCCGCCTTGAGCGGAGAAGCAGAGCAAGCCTTTCGGAGCCTGGAAGCTGGAGACAGGGAGGATTATGGGAAAGTCAAGGTGGCCATTTTGCGAGCAGATGCCCTAAAAATGGAGGCCCAACGTCAACACTTCCGGCAGTTCTGCTGCCAGGAGGTTGAAGACCCTCGAGGGATTTACGCCCAGCTCCAGGAGCTTTGCAGTCGGTGGCTGAAGCCGGAGAGACGCAGCAAGGAGCAGATCCTGGAGCTGCTGGTCCTGGAGCAATTCCTGGCCAGTCTTCCCCAAGACCTCCAAGTCTGGATCCAGGCCGGAGGACCGGACAGTTGTTCTCAGGCCGTGGCCCTTGTGGAGGATTTCATAATGAGCCGACAAGTGGATGAAACGGGGAAATGGCAG GAACCAGTGAACCTCAAGGAGACGGGTATGTCTTTGCACATGGTGGACAAGACCCAGACCCAGCCTGGACAACAGACCATGTTTTGGCAAGTTCTGCAGGAGGACGTTGGGAGCCGGCCTGCTTCAG GCGAGAAGAGAATTCTGGTCAAGACAGAGGAGCGTGGCTTAGGGGACATTCATGTCAAGTTGGCAGAAGAACCTGCCAGAAACCTGCTGGTGGCAACTGATATTCCTG gtgATGGGAAAGAACTTGAGCTCAAAGTGAGAAATCCCTACCATGCAGGAGATCAAGCGGAAGAAATATCTCAGACGATCCCATGTATAATCGAGAGCGATGTGCCGATAACAACAGAGGTCGAAGAACCAAGGTGTACTTCCCGAAAGCAGCAGTGGAGGAAACCAGTGAATGGGAACCACGAATCCATCTCCCCAGGTGTCAGGAGTGATATTTTGGAGCATCCCCGACCCAAAACGCCCCTGGCCTCCAAATACGTGAGACGGTTTGAATGCCCGGATTGTCGGAAGACCTTTTCCTCGACCAAAATCCTCAAGATCCACCGGCGGATCCACACGGGCGAGAGGCCGCACGAGTGTTCCCATTGCGGGGAGCGTTTCACCCAACACGGGCACCTGCGGCGCCACCAGAGGCGGCACACGGGAGAGAGCCCCTATGAGTGCCccgagtgtgggaagagcttttcGCGGAGAGACACCTTGCTGGAGCACCAGAGGATCCATACTGGGGAGAGGCCCTATAAGTGCTCCTACTGTGGGAAGGGCTTCTCCAAGAGCATCACTCTGAAACGGCACCAGATACTTCACATCGAGGAGGCATATTTTGGACGTCTCCAATATGGAGAACACTTTGCTCACATGGGAGAATTGGTCAGCCAACACAGAATGCACATTGCACATTAA
- the LOC103278087 gene encoding zinc finger and SCAN domain-containing protein 21 isoform X1, whose amino-acid sequence MADRLGWRASQETKGQLGNGTQQHWESQWQEFLKTMQPIHTRDENILEAIPWEDTKAFLSSFEQVAKACRWPKEEWAARLLPALSGEAEQAFRSLEAGDREDYGKVKVAILRADALKMEAQRQHFRQFCCQEVEDPRGIYAQLQELCSRWLKPERRSKEQILELLVLEQFLASLPQDLQVWIQAGGPDSCSQAVALVEDFIMSRQVDETGKWQQEPVNLKETGMSLHMVDKTQTQPGQQTMFWQVLQEDVGSRPASGEKRILVKTEERGLGDIHVKLAEEPARNLLVATDIPGDGKELELKVRNPYHAGDQAEEISQTIPCIIESDVPITTEVEEPRCTSRKQQWRKPVNGNHESISPGVRSDILEHPRPKTPLASKYVRRFECPDCRKTFSSTKILKIHRRIHTGERPHECSHCGERFTQHGHLRRHQRRHTGESPYECPECGKSFSRRDTLLEHQRIHTGERPYKCSYCGKGFSKSITLKRHQILHIEEAYFGRLQYGEHFAHMGELVSQHRMHIAH is encoded by the exons ATGGCTGACCGGCTAGGATGGCGGGCATCTCAAGAGACCAAAGGCCAACTGGGCAACGGGACGCAACAGCACTGGGAATCCCAGTGGCAGGAGTTCCTGAAAACTATGCAGCCCATTCACACCAGAGATGAAAATATCTTGGAGGCCATCCCTTGGGAAGACACCAAGGCCTTCCTGTCCTCCTTCGAGCAAGTGGCCAAAGCCTGTCGGTGGCCAAAGGAAGAGTGGGCGGCCCGGCTTTTGCCCGCCTTGAGCGGAGAAGCAGAGCAAGCCTTTCGGAGCCTGGAAGCTGGAGACAGGGAGGATTATGGGAAAGTCAAGGTGGCCATTTTGCGAGCAGATGCCCTAAAAATGGAGGCCCAACGTCAACACTTCCGGCAGTTCTGCTGCCAGGAGGTTGAAGACCCTCGAGGGATTTACGCCCAGCTCCAGGAGCTTTGCAGTCGGTGGCTGAAGCCGGAGAGACGCAGCAAGGAGCAGATCCTGGAGCTGCTGGTCCTGGAGCAATTCCTGGCCAGTCTTCCCCAAGACCTCCAAGTCTGGATCCAGGCCGGAGGACCGGACAGTTGTTCTCAGGCCGTGGCCCTTGTGGAGGATTTCATAATGAGCCGACAAGTGGATGAAACGGGGAAATGGCAG CAGGAACCAGTGAACCTCAAGGAGACGGGTATGTCTTTGCACATGGTGGACAAGACCCAGACCCAGCCTGGACAACAGACCATGTTTTGGCAAGTTCTGCAGGAGGACGTTGGGAGCCGGCCTGCTTCAG GCGAGAAGAGAATTCTGGTCAAGACAGAGGAGCGTGGCTTAGGGGACATTCATGTCAAGTTGGCAGAAGAACCTGCCAGAAACCTGCTGGTGGCAACTGATATTCCTG gtgATGGGAAAGAACTTGAGCTCAAAGTGAGAAATCCCTACCATGCAGGAGATCAAGCGGAAGAAATATCTCAGACGATCCCATGTATAATCGAGAGCGATGTGCCGATAACAACAGAGGTCGAAGAACCAAGGTGTACTTCCCGAAAGCAGCAGTGGAGGAAACCAGTGAATGGGAACCACGAATCCATCTCCCCAGGTGTCAGGAGTGATATTTTGGAGCATCCCCGACCCAAAACGCCCCTGGCCTCCAAATACGTGAGACGGTTTGAATGCCCGGATTGTCGGAAGACCTTTTCCTCGACCAAAATCCTCAAGATCCACCGGCGGATCCACACGGGCGAGAGGCCGCACGAGTGTTCCCATTGCGGGGAGCGTTTCACCCAACACGGGCACCTGCGGCGCCACCAGAGGCGGCACACGGGAGAGAGCCCCTATGAGTGCCccgagtgtgggaagagcttttcGCGGAGAGACACCTTGCTGGAGCACCAGAGGATCCATACTGGGGAGAGGCCCTATAAGTGCTCCTACTGTGGGAAGGGCTTCTCCAAGAGCATCACTCTGAAACGGCACCAGATACTTCACATCGAGGAGGCATATTTTGGACGTCTCCAATATGGAGAACACTTTGCTCACATGGGAGAATTGGTCAGCCAACACAGAATGCACATTGCACATTAA